The following nucleotide sequence is from Roseivirga sp. BDSF3-8.
AGAAAAGACCATAAACTGTATGGAGTTGATGTACTTGCGCAGCTTACGGTTCTGCATGCGCCGCTCCATCCGCCGGTATTCATCTTCCAGCCCGTCCTGGTTGTTCGGCTTCTTTACTTCTATAAAAGAGAGGGGCATGCCGTTGATGAGCACGGTAATGTCCGGCCGGAAGCTCTCCTCGTCCTTCTCGCAGGGCAGCTCGGTCACTACATGGAAGCTGTTGTTCCCAAAGTTGTCCCAGTCGATAAGGCGCTCACCGGATCCGCTGATAAGCTTCTCGTAAAACTGCCGCCCCAGGTCTTCGTTTTGCAGCATCAGGGCTATATCCGTATACAGCCTGCTGATGTCGGCCTGCTCCATGCCGGGATTTATCCTGGCTATACCCTCCCGGAATATATCCGTAAAGATGTTGGTGTCCCTGTCCCACTGCGCACCCCTTTTCAGCGACAGGTACTGGTAGCCCAGGCGCGTAAGGTGCAGTATAGCCGGAATTTTTACCCGCGAGTCTTCATTAAAAGCCGGTGCCGCCATGTGTTCCCTTCCTGTTGTCTGATCTGTGTTTTCACTGTACGCACAGTAAGCCCTTGACTTTCAAACCAATAGCCACCACAGCCCGTCACAGCATTACTTTTAAGCGACAATATACGATAAAATAGGGACTGAAGGGGGCGAGAGACCAAGCTGAAGAGATATTCATCTTACAGGTAGCGCTCTACCACGACCACCAAAAAAACACCTGGTATTACCCGGATCAGATCCCTACCTAACTATTCAAAAAAAGCTCATATTTGAGTTCAGTCCTTTCCTACCTCCTCATAAAATTGTACTTTTACTATTACCATCCTGCCCCAACGTTGCGCGTCACATTGTAATTTTCCTCCTCTCACTGGCCCGTAGCTGAACCGTTTCTTAACCGTCTTTAAACCATCCTGAGTAGGGGTATCTTTCGCCTCTCTTATACCTTCCGCCTACCTGGCAGGTGCATATCGATAGTTGTACTTTTCCCTTAAGCAAACTGCACCATCATTTCAGCCTGGCTCATCGTGGCAAACATGCAAAAGTCAGCAGTCCCGGGGCAAAGCGAATAGGTCCTTAATGCGATCAGTAAGGACTCCTCCCCTAATTCAGGGAATTTCTACCTGATAAAGAGGATATACACAATTGCCTGTTTGCTGGTAAGTATGGAGCCTGTGGGCTTTGTAGGTTTACATCAGTCAATTAATAGACCGGATGCAATCTACCGAATACGATATTGTCATTTCATTTTCTGAAGACCAGAGAGATATAGCCGTGGGAATAAAGCTGGCACTGGATGCAATAAATATTTCTGCCTATTACTACTGTTATGACCCGGAGGTAAACCTGGGGATAAATCTAAAGCAAAATTTATACAATGTGTATAGAAACTCAGGCCATTTGGCAATTTGTATATTCTCTGAGGACTACTTCAAAAAAGAATACACGCTGGTAGAGCTTAAGGCTGTTTTGGATCGAAGTAAAGCAGAGCCGGACTATATGTTCCCAGTCCGAACCAATAACATAAAACTTCCGGAGGTCTTTAATGGGGTAACGTACTTTGATTGGAATAAGGATCCAAAAGCCATAGCGCAGATTGCCAGGCAGAGGCTGAATAAAAAGTCTACAACATTCCTTGAAAGCGATGCTAAAAGAATTGCTTTAAAAGATAAACAATCACTTTTAAATGCCATCAGCCGATACTCATCAATTAATTCGAACAGTGCGGATTTTTATTATAGCTTAGGTTTACATTACTATTATTTGAACTTATCGCCTGATGATCAGATAAAAGCTGCCAAGAATTTTCACAAAGCATTTAGTCTCAATCCTTCCTTTCACCAGGCTATGTATTTCTATTCAAGGGCAAAAATTCAGGCTGTGGGCATTGATAGGATCAAATATAGTCAAATAAAGGATCCGGTAGGAATTCTAATAAGGGCTATAGCTATGCAGCCAAACAATATCGAATATTATAACTGGGCCTCACTAATAAATCAAAATTTTTATAGTAAACACGGGCTTATAAGTCCATTAATCACAATTGTATGAAGTCAAATAGCGGCAATAAGATAAAAGGTTACTTTGCCAAGCCACCTAAAAAATGGATACTAATTTATCTTGCAGTCTGTGTTTTATTAGTTTTTATAGATCCATCTATTGGATTCATCTGCTTCCTATTATTGCTTATTGGCTTGGCTCTTTTATACTCATATAAAATTTCAGACGAAAAATTTGATGAAATATTAAGAGAGGATCTGAGACGCTTACATCAAATTGCTCTACAAAAACTGAGGGTATCAGAAAGTGAACTTGTAAGTACCCCGGAGTTGATATTAAGTCCGACATACTGGAATATTGGTAAAGCTGATTTTGGCATAAAAAAAGGGAGAGATAAGAAGATAAGATATACACCAGTTCACGTAGCCCTATTATACTTCACGGAACATAAATTATGCATTTATCAATGTGCACTTGATCTTACAACTAAGAACCCATTAAATACGAGTACAAAAAAATATTTTTACGATGAGATTGTTGCTGTGGAAACAGCATCTGAGTCAATAACAATAGATGAAGATAATATTAAGTCAAAAGTTTTTAGATATATGCCTACACTTAAAAAACATATATCAAATAAGAAAATTCAACTTAATTCATCAGAGTACTTCTTACTATTAACCAGAGGTGGAAATAGTGTCAAGATACAGTTACCTGATATCAATCTCATAGATTACGGAGTAACAGGAACCTTACCACGTAGTAAAGCCGACAAAGCAATTGCTGCTGTAGAGGCTATGATAGACAGTAAAAAATCAATACATCCTTAATATTCAAAATTAAATCTTATGGCACAAACAGATTTTTTTTCAGCAGAATCACCTGAAAATTATGAGCAAAAAAGTATATGCTGTTTCGTAGTTGATGTTTCAGGTTCAATGGGTGGTACTCCTATAAACCAGCTAAATATAGGACTTCAGGAATTTCACCAGGAAATCTTAAATGATTCAACAACTTCTAATAGATTAGAAATTGCAATAGTGGAATTTAGCAGTAGTGTTGAAACAGTAGTCCCTCCTTCATTAGTAGATAGCTTTTCCATGCCAACCCTAAATGTTAAGGGTTCTACAAAGTTAGTAGACGGAGTAAATGCAGCTATTGACTTGGTTGAATCACGCAAAAAATGGTATAAAGATACTGGTCAGCCCTATTTGAGGCCTTGGATTATACTAATAACAGATGGTGCGCCAGATTCTGGACAGGATATCAATGGCTTGGCAAGTAGAATAGAGATAAGTACAAAAAGTAAGAATTTTTTATTCCTGCCGATCGGTGTTGAAGGTGCGGACATGAATGTTCTCAACACCCTGGCCGGATATACCTCTGACGGATCAGGCGGGTGGAAAAAGACATCAGCAATGAAGCTTCAGGGGCTTAAATTTAGCGATTTCTTTAAATGGGTAAGTGCAAGTATGTCAATAGTAGCTGGGTCACAGGAAGGTGATAAAGTAACTATTCCCTCGACCGGTGACTGGCTAGACACTTTAGAGATATGAAAAGATATATTAAACTAATAGGGGTATTAATAGTACTGCTGATTTTTTCAGCATCCATAGCCTATTATGTACTTCCACATAATGAAATAAATACTACCAGCCAGCCAAGAAGCGTTCCTGGACAGCAATCAAGGAATCAACCTTCTGAATACGTGCTTAAAGAAAATGATTTCAGGAGAATCACCGGTATTATTAACAATGCTAATTCCATATTTAGCAATGTATTATATATATTAACCGGTGTTATTTTGGGATTATTGATATTTAAAAGTCCAAAATTTTTTCCTGAACGAAATGTCTATGGCCGAAGAAAAAATCAATCAGATACTAGGAATAAATCAGTAACAATCAAGAATAAAAACTACACAGATAAAGCTTCTACAAAGAAGAAAACTTATACAGAAGAAGATGAAAAAGTCAGTAAAAAGAAATCTT
It contains:
- a CDS encoding TIR domain-containing protein; translated protein: MQSTEYDIVISFSEDQRDIAVGIKLALDAINISAYYYCYDPEVNLGINLKQNLYNVYRNSGHLAICIFSEDYFKKEYTLVELKAVLDRSKAEPDYMFPVRTNNIKLPEVFNGVTYFDWNKDPKAIAQIARQRLNKKSTTFLESDAKRIALKDKQSLLNAISRYSSINSNSADFYYSLGLHYYYLNLSPDDQIKAAKNFHKAFSLNPSFHQAMYFYSRAKIQAVGIDRIKYSQIKDPVGILIRAIAMQPNNIEYYNWASLINQNFYSKHGLISPLITIV
- a CDS encoding VWA domain-containing protein, with product MAQTDFFSAESPENYEQKSICCFVVDVSGSMGGTPINQLNIGLQEFHQEILNDSTTSNRLEIAIVEFSSSVETVVPPSLVDSFSMPTLNVKGSTKLVDGVNAAIDLVESRKKWYKDTGQPYLRPWIILITDGAPDSGQDINGLASRIEISTKSKNFLFLPIGVEGADMNVLNTLAGYTSDGSGGWKKTSAMKLQGLKFSDFFKWVSASMSIVAGSQEGDKVTIPSTGDWLDTLEI